The DNA segment GTGGGAAGGAAAGCTTATTCAGCTATTCAATAATTTAACTCACAGACCCCATTCAACTACTTCAGGCTTCCCAGATTCATGAGTCAGTTTCTATTTGCAGCCCCACTGCTTTGGGTTTAAACATGGACTCCAAAACTGAATCCAATTATCCCTGTGGATTATCAGAGTGGGAGACAACCTCTGTGTCCCCCAAGCTGTTAGTTGCATAAGCTCACATATGGCCCCACACCACTTGTGCCAGGTGGGGATGAAAGGTTTTGGatagcaaatgaaaacagcGCCAACAGCAGCTCGTTGCACCAGACCAGCTACTTGATCTAATCCTTCTTGAAAATGGCTAAAAGAGGCTCTTCTGCAGTACTGCCCTCCCCTGCTCTCTCAGGTGGGAAGGCAAGCAGGGGTGCTCTGCCAGCACCGCACTGAAGCGACATGGAACAGGACGAGGCCCAGGAGTGTATGGTTGGTTATGAGCCAGGAAAGCGATGCCATCTCCCTGCTAGGCTACAAAGCACCAGCGTGAGTGCAAATGGCAAGGAGCAGTGTGCAGGGTACGAGGTACTGCAGTATACTGTGCAGAAACTCAAAACAGATGCCAATACAGGAAAGAGCACGCAGAATGGTCAATGGACTGAGCCCGAGGAAGACTCACTTCAAGGAGCTGATGTGTAACACATCCCCTATCAGTATGAGGCCCTCCACAGGCTACACACCAGACACCAGTCACTCTGCTTGAGAGCTCTCACTCGGGGAAGGAAACGCTATAGAGTACAGGGCTCAGGTATAGCTCCCTTATTATTTGGACCAGTAAGCTTCCGGGAGACTGCTTTACTCCTATCAAGGCATGCATGGTCTTATTCTCTAAAGTATTCCTCCTTCTCTCAGAATCCCTCCTCTACAGGTGTCAAACTGCTCTGAAGCTGCCCATTCCAGGCTACAGCACCGTGGCTCACCTTGCAGCAGTGAGGTTCTCCTGCAGGGAAAGCAGTGCCTTTCTAATGGACAGTTTGTATCCCTTTGTTCTCATGCtaccattttccttctctttgtttcCATCCCACACAAATACCACCATGATTTACTCAAAAATCATTTACATCGCTGTCAGTCTAGCCTAGTGAAAGAAATACTgagttttttcctgttctcttaCCCTATTCTGTAGAGTATTCTATTTTTGACGTTGTATCAGCTTCCTTCTCAACCCCTACTATGATTTAAATTAATCAGCGCACCTCACTGCCTAGTACTAGTGATGAGAAAGGATGTTCACTATTTCTGAGATGTGCAGGTGTTGCTGCCTACATCAATGCACCAACTCACACGCGCTGAGCCGTTGTCAGAAAAGCCAGACACACCTGGGAGCAAACAAGTTGAGAGAAGGCTCTGGCACCCTTAAACGCGGGCAGATTTCGGGCACGGCTGCGGAGAGACGATTTGGCTCAGAGAGCAGGAAGCCAAATGTTCCCAAGCACAAGTAACGCAGCGCCCCGGTGTGGCACCTACTGGAATTACACATTTATATGACACCCCCGACTTCCCGGTGGGATGACGAGTTCCAGTCCCTCTGCGCGGCACTCCCTACTCCTCTGGTCACCTCTTCAGCACTCTCACTCTTCACTTACAAGGTGCTTGTCGCTGGCTGtagagaaagcaaaagacagaaTTTGCCTTGACCTCCCCTCTCATACTGAAAAGCTGGCAGAACATGCGACCAGCTCCTTTCCCGCCTGGGATCCAGagcatttcagcatttcagggAGGACCTGCGTCCTCCCGTCCTCTAGCCCATACACTCACCGCACGGGTAAACCTGGCCGCAAACCCACTCTGTGGAAGAAGAACCAGCCTCACTACAGCAAACCCATGAACACCTGTGCTCTGTGATTGTTCTAGCAACAGGGTACTGCTCTCTGCCGGACAGCTGAGTTAACAGCTTgtcaagcaaaagcaaaacaaccagAGGGCAGACCACTGCCAAATTACAGGGCTATGGAATTACCGTTAGGAGCCACCTCTCCCCACAAGCAAGTCcattttgttcattaaaatgCAGGGAGCAAATAAGATTGAGCCTTGCTAGCTGCCAGAACAAGGCAGTTTAAGCCAGATCACACTAGGGACTACTCACAATCACAAACTCTTGCCAGGGATCTCTGGAGCGGGGAGACCTGTCACTTTGGCTCGTTTGTACAGTTCTTCAGCGCACAGCTCTTCTGCTCCCTCGTGTTTGCGCTTTGGAGAAGCCTGGTCTGCTTGCGACAGCCTCATTGCTGTAGAGGAAGAAGAGTCATTGCAATGGCTCCCCACCTTTAGATCCCCTCACAAGTATACCCTAGCTCAACCTGCCACAGAGCTGGGAGAAAGAAGAATACGCAGTGCATGAGCCCTGAGACACGTTGCCAGAGCCTCCTTGAAAACTCTTCAAAAAACTTTGTTAAAACCAGAACAATTAAGTTCCCCAGAACAAACACAAAGGTATCCTCCTCTGGCGGAGGACAGCTTAATTATACCTGACTTGCCCTACAGTGATCTGTACTTCTCCTTTAAGTGGCTGCATATGGTCCCATACAGGGAATAAAAGATTCACTTTAATGAGCTCCTATTCTTCAGCCCTTTTAGAAATGAAGGCTCACTGGGGACTTCTGAAGGAAGCCTGAAGGAAGGTGAATATGATCTATGTTTTCCTAGCTAACTattcttcaaagaaaaggaTCTCTCTCCCATGCCCACAGCCTTTAAGTCAACATGAAACTACCTCAGAAGCACACAAATAGCTCCAACTCACCTGTactggtgctgcagccctgccctgaaGCTGAGTCTGTGACTGGACCACTGAGATCTTCCACACACGAAGGGACTGATGCCAGTAAACCTGGAGAAAGGCACGAGGATCACGGTTCAGCAACAAAACACACCTGGGGGGAGAGAAGCCTTTCACACTGAAACACCTTAGTGATGACCGACCAGCCCATCCACATCCTAAAGCAGGATGGCTTCTGAGCTGCACCCGCTGAGCTGGCACAGACAGACACCACGATCCAGCAGCATATTTCTTTACTTAGGATGCTCTACCTCGTTTTTTTTTCTCCCGAAAGTGAAGAAGGGACCATTGGTGGCACGCAAGTAGTGCTGTGCCATCACCAGCTCTCAAAACTACTCGGACTCCACTCCTACGTGTCCAAGAGCTCAGTGGAGCATTCCCTGAAAACCAAGTGAGCAGCTTTGGCAGGGACTGCTTCCCCTTGCAAGAACTGGCCAGAGACACAAGTGCTATCACAACCTTTCCTCCTAGCATTTTATCTCCTACCAAAGACACGATCTTTTGCAACTGCTGGTACTTACAGAGCCCCCTGTAGCGTGACAGCTGCTGGTATATCTGCTTCATGCGTTCGATGTTCAGTCGGCTGGTCTCTGCGTGGTTCACCATGGGTTTGGGGTAGTCCACCCCAATGATGCACTTGGCTGCCTTCTGCACAGACTCAGGCGCATTCCACGGTTCGTAGATATATCGTGAAGGGAAACCCTTTAGCTTGGGCAGATACCTCCTGCAACGCAAGTAAAAAGATTCACAAACACCACTTGAAGTGCAGCAACGCAGCATTCACAATGCACAGAAAGCACCATGCACCTGTCAGCCACTGAACAACTTAGGCTCATAGATCGAGCTATAAAGAAGCCCCAGTGGTATCACTTACTTAACATAGTCACCACTGGGGTCTGTGCGACGTCCGAAACCCACAGGGCAGTAACAGTGGAAGAACTGCTGGAAGAATGCGCTGCATGAAAGCCACATCCAGCTGCCCGCATTTACGCTGAAATCTGCATCCAGCAACAGTTCATCAAATACCTGCAGCAATTTGAAGAAAAGGCAATGACAGCTTCCCCAGGCAGGGCTTCGTGGCAGGAGGACTCAAGATGCTATGTCAAATGGCAGGCACTGAGCTGCGAGAACAGCTCCTAGGAacccaaacagcagcaaagaggcAATCTGCTGGCTGAAGCCAGCTGGCTGGTCAATACATCTCACTTCCTGATGCTTTCACATAGGGAGGTATGTCTGCTCACACTGACAGAGCGCTGGCTTCTCTCTCATGCAGCTACAGGCTAAATCACTACCTAGTGTTGCAGCAAGCCTTGGGTATTGATTCTAACCTGGGAGGCGTAACAAGTGCAAAGCACCAACTGTGGGAAGCAGGCAGATGCTGCACAGGAGAACAAGCATGAAAGCAAGAACCCCTCTGAAGGTCCGAGAGCATCCTGCCACCGAGAGGCAGACAAGTATCAGCAGTAGCTCGCTCACATCCACGCACAGATGCTGTGCTTTTAGCATCTGACCCTATGGCACGCTTTCAGCTATGCTTCGCTTTCTCAGCTTTGTGACCAGATACCCCCACCTCCACTTCTTACCTAGGTCAGTATGTACACTGGGATGGGCCATCTGAAGGGACAGACAGCTTGAACCTAAGAGGAGGGTCTTTTACCTCTTTCCTCGAGAGACTCTAGGCTCAGATTTCACACTCATGGAGCACTCCCTGACTGGTGCAGTGATGGATTATACAATGAGGAAAAAGGTCCAGTTATAAAGTGATACTGAACTTGCCAAGAAAACAGATGGATTGAGAGAACTTttacaacaaacaaacaaacaaacaaaaagaagtccCCAAACCCCCAGTCCATACTTACTACTGGTTCCGCTAACATTAGTTATGGTTAGCGGAAACTCTTGATACCATCAGAGCCTCACggcagaaggcagaaagaagtcAGGCTGTTGGCAGGCCAAGAGCCTGGCTAGCAAATCCTCTCTTCTATGCAACTTTTacatgcaaagcaaaagccatacCTGTGCGCCCATCCTTGCAGCAAGTGCCAAGTagacttttgttttccttatggCCTCCTGCAAGTCTCTGGAAATGCCAGACTCACCCTGACTCCTGACTCCCAGCTGATCCAGAGGTCACCCCTGGTCAGGAAGCAGGCCACCGCGTGCCTGGCCAGATGGTGGATCCAGCCTTCCTGTCTCAGTTGGGTCATGATCGCATCAATCCAAGGGAAGCCTGTCTTGCCCTCTGCCCACTTCGCCAAGGCTTCAGGGTTCCTGTCCCAGGGGATTTGGATGCAGATGGGGTTCCCCTCCATGCGATCAAACTTTGGGTTGTTTGTGGCTGCTGTGTAGAAAAACTCCCGCCACAGAAGCTGTCCGTACAGAGAGAGGGGGGGCGTGCTGTTCCGCTTCACCTGTGGAGGAGGGAACAAGGGTATCCACAAGCAGGGGAGGACTAGCTTCATTAAGCTGAGCTGTAAGCCACCCATGCATTTACACACAATTCCCAAGTCAGTTACTGACAACTGCCATAAATGACCTTAACTCCAGATCATCCTTTACCAGAAACCCCAGGTGGTGAAATCAGAGCACTGCTTTTAGCTCACCTGGCACACTTACCAGCAACTCAAACAACACAAAACTAACAGTAAAGAGCTCTGCATGGCTTGTGACACTGAAGTCCAAACTGAAGAACAAGCACCAGTAGATTTAAGGTCTGCTCGACTActagaaaattaactctgcctCACCCAAGATTCTCTTCTGTAGTAACAACAAGCTTAGCCCAACTGTCAAACACAAGGGAGGCAGCAGTAACTTCTGCAGTTGTTCTGGCACACTGGCTGGGAACCAGCACCGTGCTATCTATGCACAAACCCAGCCTGCTCTCCAGAGGACCCTTTAGTCTTACCTTCTTATACAGCTCCCAGAGACGATAGTAAAACAAGCGGCAGGACAAGCAGCCAAAACGCAGGTAGGGACTGAGTCCTGTAGGGCTGGCCAGCAACGAATTGGCGTTCATCCTTGGTCTTTCATAATTTGCAACCCAGGCCTAGACATATTCAGGAGAAATGAGCCAAAAACCCTACAGATTCACAGGACACTGCTAAAGGCCAGGCCTCTGCGTGGGTGGTGAGGATACTCGGGTCTGACAACAGAGTCTCTTCCACTCACCTCCAACCACTGCTGGGAAAGGTCTCAAGTGGGCAATCCCGATCCCCCACCCCATTCAGGAAATGCAAAACCTTTGCTCCAGGATTTAAATCACTCATTTTGGCCAAGAAATGGACTAGATTTGCCTTGCATGCAGGAGCTACTAACCCTGAGAGCTCCTAGGGACACAAGCTAATGCAACTGTTTATGTCCATGTACGTTTATCTCATTTCACACCCTAAACAAGAAAAGTGTGGAGTTCAGAGCTTTTTGTGGAGCACTACATTGACAGTTTGTTTCCCCTTCAGCACAAGAATTTATGCTTTGACTTCTACAACTGCCACCAAGCCACTCAGCATTAAAAAGATATAAACTGGTTAAAACCGAGTGATGCCTCTGCACCTGGGACATCTTTCAGTACTTTGAAATTGTTTGCCTTGTGCACTATAATCAAGAACACATGCCCCATAGGAAAAATTTGAGTATTTCAGCCTGGGGCTCAAGGAATGCCAGTCAGTGAGATAACATATTAACAGGCTGACGTGCAAGGGGAAGGTGTCCTTTTATAAACACGTACTTGCACTAATACTTCAGCTAAAGACAAGATGAGATGGcctgcagcacagagcctgAGCAACGTACATGAGATTTTCCAAGTTTGCACTCCTCTAAAGGAAACTGAGGGGTAGAAATAGGGAAAAGAACCTTGTGTGCTTCAGACAGTAGCATAATTAATATACAGCTCTACTTCTTTGGGTCTGAGGAAGCCCAGGAGCTCCCTGCTCCACACACAACCCAAAATCACAGGAGTACTCTGATACTAAACACTCCTTCCAGAGGTGAATGCTGTGACCATTGCTAGGAAGAGCCAATGCTCAACATTTTTCACTTGGAGGCACAGCCTGCAGGAATCACAACTTAAATAACAGGGGTTACCTTTCTTTCCAAGTGTTTATCCAGCCGCGCTAAAGCTTCTGTCTCCCCTCCTTGCCAAACTGCAGGGGCAAGACCATCTGTAGGAAAGCCTGAGAGAAAGAACTTCGTAAGATTTGAAGCCATACTTAGACAACAGGTATAGATAAGATTAAGCATTAATAACAGCAATAGACTACATACTGCAGTTGCCTAACATGGCTTACTTGCTGCTCTAGTCCTTGTACAGCAGGCAAATCATGTGGAACATGGGGAGAGCCTGCTCATGACAGTGCACTACAAGGGCCTCTCCCTGCAATGCTTCAGGCAGCCCTCTGGGGACTTTTCCCACTGCTCACATGCCAGCACTCTCTGGTTCCTCAGCACTACCCACCCCACAGGGCTCTGCTCCAAAGGCCAGAGCAGCTGGCAAAGAAACATGCTCCACAGCTCTGTCTTACAAAATACCTTGCCATGGACACCAGCAGCTCACTAGATGGCCTGGCTACTCCTGGTGAGGCTCCTTATTCTGCTGAAAGCTGGTGCTGGAAAAGGCACTGGATTAGTGCTGAAGAACCAATGCAAAAGCGGGAGCGGGTTCCCTGCACTGCTCCAGGCTGACAGAGGAGCCTCCCCCCGCAGCAAGCAGAGCAGTGTAAGGTTGCAGGCAGACTCACATTAGGCCAGACAACAAAGGAAGTTGATCCACCCAGAACTGCAGCCCTTAGGATACTCCTGTTGGGAAGGCCCCTGCTTTTATGTGACTGCTGAAACTATGCATTATTAAGGTACAAGGTGATATGGAGGTATGACTGGAGCCTCCAGTCACACACACGCAGACAGTATTCTGCATGaatcctttcttcccttccatttAGCTTCACCTCCCTGATGTAGGCCTTGCATTCCTCATGCCTCAGCTCTCTATTCATCCCCTTTCTACAAGGAAAATACAGGACCGAAAGGCATAGCGGGATGAGTGAAAGAAGTTTCTGTAATAGCTTTTGTCTTGCTAAGCTCCCAAATCGCTGCTGCTCTGCAACAACTGAATGAAATGACCTAAGCCTGGAACACTGTTAGTTTACTTCTTCAGGTCAGTTACACAATGTGTCAGAGATGGCAGTAGGAGGAAAGCAGCTGGCAAGGACATGAGACATGTGGTTACATGCTCAGTATAGCAGAGAACATAAGGACAGATGCAGAGCATTTCAGAGCAATGCTAAAGGGGATGCTGTGCATCAACAGCAGTGCAAGGGACAgcattctgttttcagaaggtCTAGCACTCTCCGAAAACATCAGGCTACTTCTAGGGCTAGAGGCAGCCCAGGTCAGATGAGAACACTGGAGTTGTCTTGGGCGCATGCCAGCCATCACTAGATCCGCTTTCAGCTGGCAGTTAACCCTTGCCTTCACTCTCAACACATACCCAGCTCTTCCAGGGATGGAACCCCATACACATCATCATGGTTCTCCTGGATGTCCACTTTACATGCCTCCATCTGCTGGCTTATTACAGTGCTCACTGGCTTCTTTGGGAGCTCCATACGGCTAATGATGGCCTGGAAGCGCTTGTAGGTGAGGGGTGGCTTGTGGCCATTCAGCTCAATTATTCTGGAGACAAAATAAGCAAGGTGAAACAACACAGCCTCACTACCACAGAAGACATGTGGAAATGACAGCCAAACTGCATCCCACTATCTCTGCCCAGGACAGCCTTTCACTTTGGATACAGAAATCCTTACAAACCTAGCTTCCACCTGATATATCCTTCAAAggagtattaaaaataataataaaaaaaaccaaccagcccCCAAATACCCCAGAAAACAGAACCCCAGATACTATTTCATctccatgggaaaaaaaccaaaacagcttCAGCTGAACCGAGCTTAGCATTGCATCTCTCCCAGGGCTCCTCATCAGACCCCAGTATGAAATCTCAATCCGATTATTGCCTTTCTGTCTCCCCAAGATGGCAAATGCCAGACCTGCATACGTTCCCCCGACACCCTGTGATATCCTAACAGTATTCTGACCTGACTTCCTCCCCGTCTGACACATAAAGTCCCAGTCTGCTAGTGACGCCTCCTCCACCTATCTCAGATGAGACAAATCCCAGTTTGCGTCATTCCTCTCTTCCCACGATTAGGGATCGCCATCCTCCCCCGTGCCGTGCGCTCACGAGCGGACCTGCCTCATGTTATTCTCCTGCGTCAGATCACGCTACGGAAAAAAAGACTGCCACGGTTCCCCATTCCTCCACTTCACTAAGCATCCACAGcctgccagggccaggcagtCTGATTTTTCCCGGGATGGAGGGCTTTAAGAAGCCCCCCGGCAAGGTAAGCTTCCCCAGGGTGAGAGATGCCAGTTCTAACCCCCGCTCCTGCGGGGAGAGGAAGGAGTtaacagcaaagcagccagcccagggctcGCCGGCATTACATAAAGCTGAGGCGGCCAGCCCCACCGCCGCACCGGGAGCGGCAGCGCAGCACAGCGCCGTCCCcgccccacagccagcagcttaCGCAAGGGCCGGGCTGACAGCCGGGACCGCGGGGCCGGCCGGCGCCATGTGCCTCCCCCCCGCGGCAGCACGTGTACGCGAGGCGGGGCGACACGCCGGTCCCCAGCGCCTCTCACGTGTGCTGCGGGGCCACCGGGGCACCCGCGGCCGGGGACAGGGCCCgcgccgcccctccccccgccccgcaggccGGTCCGTCCCCGCAGGACGCGCTGATGCGCGCGCCGCTCCCTCCCGTTTTCCCGCTGGCGAGTTGTGAACACTGGGAGAAAAAGCCGCTACCGAACAAGCAGGGGCAACCCGGCCGCAGGGTGTGCGGAACACCGCACGTCGCCCAGCGGGCAGCCTCACAGGCAACACTCGGTCCTGTACCTCCATACCAGAAAGCACGTCCTCtgctttcacacacacacacacacacacacacttttcccGCTGGCTGACCCTGTACCACCCCAGGGATGGCAAGAGACCACAAAGTCTCACAAACACTATACTACCCACCACAATCTTCTCTGCAGCCTACGCTTGTCACTGGGGTccccccacaaaaccaaccagAGATCCCCAGAAAATCAGCGTTGCCACTGGAAGAGAAGTGAGGCACTTCCAGTTACTGCATTCTGGACAGGCTCACATGTTCCCAGAGAAGTTCAGAGCTTTGAAAAACGTGACAAAGCTGCACCATGTTTGCCCTGAGGTGCTGGGGATAGGCACAGGGAAGCCACTTCTTTAACGCTGCCCCTTTTTTCAGTCCTCTTCCAAACATCTGCCGAGGCTGCAGCTGTCTGAGATCTACACTATTATACCACATCCCAGATCCACAGCTAAAATTTTTGACAACAGCCAGCCACTTGGAGCAGATCGCTGTGACTTGCAGGTGGATACCAGTGTCTTGCATTTGACATCCTCAAGCACATGAATACGAGTGAAGTTACCTAGTACAGCTCCTAAATTCCTGAACAGACAGTTACTGGGTCTGGGACGCAAGAGATAGGGCTAGGACAAGCTGCACATTTCACAGCACCCGACACTGGCATTACGTGTAACAAAATGTGAACCTTCCGCAATACTGCCATGAAAAGAAGTATCAAATATTGGGTATTATACAATACTGTCCTTCTAACGCAGGCAGTACAATCTCACAGGACTTTCCCCGATGACAGAAAAAGGGAGCCCCCCTGGATTTAATACTCCTGTTTCATCCGTCTCCCCCAGTGCAATCCACAGACTACATGTGGCAGTTACTCTTCTAGTTTTCTTGAAGCGGAACAGAGAAGAGCAGTATCACTGCACTTGTCACACAAACCCTAAGCTTTCTGGCGTTAGTGAGTACACACTAAAATGTCTGTGTACCAGACTAGCAATATATCTGCCCAGCACtatctgccagcagcagctcgaTGCCAGAAGTTACAAGGGTCTTTTTGACTGTCAGTCATACAGTCACACTTTACCTCAAGAAAGCAGGCAACCAAAACCTGATCAAACACAGTTCTGGCGCTTCTAAGATTATACAGTATCCTACAGTCAGTCACCTGTGACAGAAGTGTCTGCCGACTTCAAACACACACCCTCACAGGTGTCACCTTCTGATTCACAGCAGTGGCCCAGCGGGATGGCTACCAGGCAAGGGAAAGCTGCTTGCCTCAAAAAACTGACGCCTCAGCTCGCTTGCTAATGACGGGGCTCAGTTCTGGCATGGTACTGaatgtgccccccccccgcttccttctgcaaggaaaagctggctgccagcagcactcgGCAAGCAGGCTGCTCAACAGCCCGCCCCACTACCAACTCACGCAGACTATTTAGTTAGCCTCGCCAGCTTATGCAATTGCTCTGATCTAAATCCTCACTCCGGAGAGCGCGTGTAGGGCTACGTGTAAGTAAGACAAGGGGTATTTCTACAGATTCAAAGAGGAGACAGAGATAACCAGCAGATATTTCACACAAGGCTGGACAAAGGACAAAGGACAAACAATTCAACTTCCACAGAATCACACACATGAGCAGATGAAAGATGAAGACCTGATGACAGACTAAGTACCAGCACAGGGGGAAAACATGTGACAGCACAGCACCAATGCAAGACAGACACAGATAACAAGATCTGGCAGGCAGAAGTTTGACTTCACCTTTTTAGATGGAAATAAAGCACTTTTTTGGTGTAATTATGAACTGCAGAACCAGCAAGGTACTCTCCCTTCTGCAGGGCTTGGTTCCTTTAAGTTAGTATGTGCTcctattaaaatgcattttactaTCATTTCAGCCTTAGGCTAGAATATTTGAGGAAAAGCTGCTCCTGACGCATACTGCAAACATACAAGCTCACAGTATTCTTTCCTGACCTAAACCACTCCCCCTGAATAACACAGGCCTGTCCAGGATTACAGAAACCACAATGCTGAACATCAGCAAGCAGACTACAGAGGATTTAGATGCTAAGGAGAAAACAGGCAGATCCAGAGAAGAGACAAAACCACCTGTCAGCTGGAAGCTGTCAGACAGAATGATTGTTGAGTAAAGGCTTCGAGCAGGCTAAGCTGATACCCAAGcgattattttttctgtctgactTCTACAATCTGAACATCACTAATCTTGACTGGGAATTCCTAGATTTTTAGGAGTATTTTCCAGCActgatgctgattttttttatagccCTCTCCTTGTTTTGAGGGAGAGGACAAGAGGACAGAAAAGATGCTCTGCTAATCACAGAGCTACGCTGGCAGTGCCAACAAGGAGCATATTGTAATCTTCCTCCTGGGTAAAACCGGTCACATTCACAAGTGAACTGAACAGGCTCTTTGTAAATGTTTACAAGGAGCTGGTGGAGGTGGTACTGGGAACACGGGAAGGACTGCTGGAATCATTTATGTAGAGGTGAAAGATTAGTCTAAATTGTTTAAAACCAGCCCTGACAACCTTGTCAGAATCTTGATTAAAGAAAGATGAGAAGTAGGATGCCACGTTACTAGTTACGCAAGAAAAACAGTAGGGTGAGCAGAGGGACAACACATACACAAGTCTTCTAACTCACGGTAGCATGACTGGAGAGTGAAATATTCTAAGAGGGGCTTCCAGGAGAAATACAGTATTAGAACTGTATTACCACCTGCTGAGAAATCTCAGAGATGCCAAGAACCAGGAAATGTCAGAGTAACTGGAGACTTCAGCTGTCTCCACACAAACTGGGTAGCTGTcacatgctgctgcctgccaaaACCCAATTTTCTAGTTGCCATAAATGACTGCTCCATGGAACAATTAATCAAGAACCCACAAGGAAAGGCAATTCATTATTTGATCTTATGCAGTGCTAAGGTATAGCTGAAAATGTTAGTTATCACTTGCCTGCTCTAACTGTGACTTTGGCATGCATCAATTTAACATCCTTCCAGGAGCAACAATAGCATAATGCATAAAACCAAGGAAGTGTGCTAAGCAAAAAGAACAAGCTGAGATGCAAAACACTGACAGACAACACAGAGATGATTTGAAGATGAtgttggggagaaaaaaaaaataattcaacaaTTGCACACAGACCATcaaaaaagatttcagaaggATCACAGGAGTCAAAACAATTAAGGAATAGCATCAGCAAAGGTAACAGAAGgcaaaatctttctgaaaaatgaaggcCAAATGAAGATGGGAAACCTCCAGACTTTGGTAGGTTAAAtcaaaaaccacaaaagcagcCTCCCTGCAcctcccaacccaaacaaaactttacgaaaccttttaaaaaaagcctaagtagtaaaaaaataaagtaataaaaaaaatccattacaaACACTTCAGTATATTTGTAGGGCTGAGAGGTGATCAactcaacaacaacaacaacaaaaagcagagacCATAACAACACAGCGAAAAtacctgcatttatttttgcaggtgTATTCACTATGGAGGTATACAGGGAGGTTATGACTCCAAATCTTTTCCAGGGAATTTATCAGATGTCACAGACTGGGAGGTCAGGAAGAAGTGCCACAAAACAAAGCTACTCTTAACAGCAACAGCTTGCCAGGACCAGCGAGCATTTACCAAGGAGTTATGATGGACATCAAGAAATACCCAAACTACATGTTACAAACACGCTGCGTGTAACACTTGCCTTAAACCTGTTCAGatactaagaggaaaaaaagggaaatatgaCTCCagatttaaaaagcatttcaaggGCATCAGAGGGACAACAGAATAGAGTGATACATGCATTAGGC comes from the Falco cherrug isolate bFalChe1 chromosome 7, bFalChe1.pri, whole genome shotgun sequence genome and includes:
- the CRY2 gene encoding cryptochrome-2, giving the protein MAVAALGLAAGPAPALCCSVHWFRRGLRLHDNPALQEALRDAASLRCIYILDPWFAASSAVGINRWRFLLQSLEDLDNSLRKLSSRLFVVRGQPTDVFPRLFKEWGVTRLTFEYDSEPFGKERDAAIVKLAKEAGVEVVIENSHTLYDLDRIIELNGHKPPLTYKRFQAIISRMELPKKPVSTVISQQMEACKVDIQENHDDVYGVPSLEELGFPTDGLAPAVWQGGETEALARLDKHLERKAWVANYERPRMNANSLLASPTGLSPYLRFGCLSCRLFYYRLWELYKKVKRNSTPPLSLYGQLLWREFFYTAATNNPKFDRMEGNPICIQIPWDRNPEALAKWAEGKTGFPWIDAIMTQLRQEGWIHHLARHAVACFLTRGDLWISWESGVRVFDELLLDADFSVNAGSWMWLSCSAFFQQFFHCYCPVGFGRRTDPSGDYVKRYLPKLKGFPSRYIYEPWNAPESVQKAAKCIIGVDYPKPMVNHAETSRLNIERMKQIYQQLSRYRGLCLLASVPSCVEDLSGPVTDSASGQGCSTSTAMRLSQADQASPKRKHEGAEELCAEELYKRAKVTGLPAPEIPGKSL